The Lycium barbarum isolate Lr01 chromosome 12, ASM1917538v2, whole genome shotgun sequence genome includes a region encoding these proteins:
- the LOC132625230 gene encoding ENHANCER OF AG-4 protein 2 isoform X1, with product MAPGRKRGFKGVKTMSDLSLGDLVLAKVKGFPPWPAKISKPEDWDRAPDPKKYFVQFYGTEEIAFVAPADITAFTVDIKNKVSARCRGKTVKYFAQAVKEISEEFEELQQKDSSVSGDETYKTAPGCGIASVESVDVADELDQMDGDKKSKQETDIKSLVEGSGLERCSTIKNDTADFVSHASEGNLPPSVSSIKKVSIPSRTSNSGKQLASLPSLESTHDNLKEGSRDPEEHDKQLIHKENLRTAERSRFPDPDLPPSTSSDDVKHLDSGRNQLANGHKAMLAKRKPGGGHEVQRISDTTSDLSVKKASAKKLVPEVKSGTNGRKKAKQQDDRKPETADAAVDHIEEKKFQLSSKKLKVEPGQMLRRNEIADPSKKIKCADGAIDATKVSRSYDEAKVVKSEVKKSTPLGRAEDRTSLKLHELAIGSNNCGEEDILPPSKRHRRAMEVMSSCSTVPQPPTKRRAVRLCEDDVNEEPKTPIHGGSIKRNAIPRAPNSVKKPDLSIGTASNDQLSAKGSGTIEDSTIKEHAPSVRLHKELSLRTSQKNVEKKRIPTDTSVLCSPGKLGASKTASREGKTDTVSPKKSPGFTARPVSEPQKSVKLHGKPQGDHRKLVAESNTANITGADNLIPSHDQPINERIKMASTSEREKTTPRSSSSMTEPALVPGNPVESVSTQAERLEAVRDEKLNSLIESKVLDPEMSMKHLIAAAQAKRRQAHLQSIHGNTLAAVAPYTEPQGGSPYQTLGSQPLSSGMLHPEVQVLFSRASPLSEIRQFASTNPPEPEENEEKRVSLGLGAAGGSLSGGTEAAVARDAFEGMIETLSRTKESIGRATRLAIDCAKYGIANEVVELLILKLENEPSLHSRVDLFFLVDSITQCSHSHKGIAGASYIPAVQAALPRLLGAAAPPGAGARENRRQCLKVLRLWLERKIYPDSLLRRHMDDIGTANDDSSGGLSFRRPSRAERAIDDPIREMEGMLVDEYGSNATFQLPGFLSSHVFDEEEEEEDALHNLQNEAAEELALERTPATGDDAERYMVTPSDRRHCILEDVDGELEMEDVSGHPKDERPLFADDANLSGSDRTLESALDNISDLPPLPMGSPPLPPCSPPPTPPLPSSPSLSPAPPPPPSSPLPPPPPPPLPLSQPPVPPSQPHPFPPLPAGPPPLMFPQPSFPLQHEVGTQHLRSLTPSVPSPSPVVAYPQPPLANEVGSISNSHRLPQVAGNMPHGPRVNAPMRNEVFPSQPPSFTPAGISNSREPSGYSSRPLEYGYNDAYINPPLPQSMQKFQPGNAPFAPRPMHLNPPHQIPSNSFSYPRAPVQQHPQQAYPAPCSLPERPDGSRRFIGDEQWRMQPNEFNGEHQRGMWIGAGRSCPGPAIAHEGYFRPPDRPPVINVGFQPSGSNAFPTGPPISGHGMPCRPDVTSLNWRPA from the exons ATGGCTCCGGGGCGTAAACGTGGATTTAAAGGAGTGAAGACGATGAGCGACTTGAGTCTAGGTGATCTCGTCCTTGCTAAGGTCAAAGGCTTCCCTCCTTGGCCCGCTAAG ATTAGCAAACCAGAAGATTGGGATCGAGCTCCTGATCCTAAAAAGTATTTTGTCCAGTTCTATGGTACAGAGGAAAT AGCATTTGTCGCCCCAGCAGATATTACGGCATTTACCGTTGATATTAAAAATAAAGTGTCAGCTCGATGTCGGGGTAAAACAGTAAAATATTTTGCCCAGGCAGTGAAGGAAATCTCTGAAGAATTCGAAGAGTTACAGCAGAAAGATTCAAGTGTTTCAGGAGATGAGACCTATAAAACAGCTCCAGGCTGTGGAATAGCTTCTGTTGAAAGCGTGGATGTTGCTGATGAGTTGGACCAGATGGATGGGGATAAAAAGTCTAAGCAAGAAACAGATATCAAAAGCCTGGTAGAGGGATCTGGGTTGGAGCGCTGCTCAACGATAAAAAATGATACAGCTGATTTCGTTTCACATGCTTCAGAGGGTAATTTGCCTCCATCAGTTTCATCTATAAAGAAGGTTTCAATTCCCAGTAGGACTTCTAATTCAGGGAAGCAGTTGGCTTCATTGCCTAGTCTAGAAAGCACTCATGATAACCTAAAAGAGGGCAGCAGAGATCCTGAGGAGCATGATAAGCAATTGATCCACAAGGAGAACTTGAGAACTGCTGAGAGGAGTCGTTTTCCTGATCCAGATCTTCCTCCTTCTACATCATCTGATGATGTGAAGCATCTTGATAGTGGTCGGAACCAACTGGCAAATGGACACAAAGCAATGCTGGCTAAGAGAAAGCCTGGGGGTGGACATGAAGTGCAAAGAATTAGTGATACTACCAGTGATCTGAGTGTTAAAAAAGCAAGTGCAAAAAAGTTAGTGCCAGAGGTTAAGTCAGGTACTAATGGTAGGAAAAAGGCAAAACAACAGGATGATAGAAAACCTGAAACGGCGGATGCTGCTGTCGACCATATTGAGGAGAAGAAATTTCAGTTGTCTAGCAAGAAATTGAAAGTTGAACCTGGACAGATGTTGCGACGCAATGAAATAGCAGATCCTTCTAAGAAGATAAAATGTGCTGATGGGGCCATTGATGCCACCAAGGTGAGCAGAAGTTATGATGAGGCTAAAGTGGTGAAATCAGAGGTTAAAAAATCAACACCACTGGGAAGAGCTGAGGATCGCACTTCGCTGAAATTGCATGAACTCGCTATTGGTTCAAATAATTGTGGTGAAGAAGATATTCTCCCACCATCAAAGCGCCATCGACGGGCAATGGAGGTTATGTCTAGCTGTTCTACTGTTCCTCAACCGCCTACTAAGCGGAGAGCTGTCCGTTTGTGTGAGGATGATGTAAATGAAGAGCCCAAAACTCCAATTCACGGAGGATCTATTAAGAGGAATGCCATTCCTCGTGCCCCTAATTCGGTAAAGAAGCCTGACCTATCTATTGGAACAGCTAGTAATGACCAACTGAGTGCGAAAGGTTCAGGCACGATTGAGGATAGCACCATCAAGGAACATGCACCATCTGTCAGACTACACAAAGAACTCTCTCTGCGTACTTCTCAGAAAAATGTGGAGAAAAAGCGTATACCTACTGATACAAGTGTTTTGTGTAGTCCTGGGAAATTGGGAGCTTCGAAAACAGCTTCTAGGGAAGGTAAAACTGATACTGTGTCGCCCAAAAAATCCCCTGGGTTCACTGCCAGACCAGTCTCAGAGCCGCAAAAAAGTGTTAAACTACATGGTAAACCACAGGGTGATCATAGAAAATTGGTAGCTGAATCTAATACAGCCAATATTACTGGTGCTGATAACTTAATTCCTTCTCATGATCAACCTATTAATGAAAGAATTAAGATGGCTTCTACCAGTGAACGGGAAAAAACAACCCCGAGGTCTAGTTCCTCGATGACTGAACCTGCTCTTGTGCCTGGTAATCCTGTTGAAAGCGTATCCACGCAAGCGGAAAG GCTGGAAGCTGTGAGAGATGAGAAGCTTAATTCTTTGATAGAATCCAAAGTTCTGGACCCGGAAATGTCCATGAAACATCTTATAGCAGCTGCTCAGGCTAAAAGACGGCAAGCTCACTTACAGAGCATTCATGGTAATACCCTTGCTGCTGTGGCCCCATACACTGAACCACAGGGAGGGAGCCCCTATCAAACTCTTGGTTCTCAACCATTAAGCTCTGGCATGCTGCATCCCGAAGTGCAAGTTTTATTTTCTCGCGCATCTCCTTTGTCTGAGATTCGGCAATTTGCATCGACAAATCCACCTGAGCCTGAAGAAAATGAGGAGAAGAGAGTAAGTTTAGGCCTGGGGGCCGCTGGGGGCTCACTCAGCGGTGGTACTGAGGCAGCTGTTGCTCGTGATGCTTTTGAAGGAATGATAGAAACATTATCACGGACCAAAGAGAGTATCGGACGTGCAACTCGTCTAGCGATTGATTGTGCAAAGTATGGCATCGCTAATGAG GTCGTGGAACTTCTTATCCTGAAGTTGGAAAATGAACCTAGTCTTCATAGCAGAGTGGACCTGTTTTTTTTGGTGGATTCTATAACTCAGTGCTCTCATAGTCATAAAG GCATAGCAGGAGCATCATATATTCCGGCTGTTCAAGCAGCATTACCTCGTCTTTTAGGAGCTGCTGCTCCTCCAGGAGCGGGTGCCCGGGAAAACCGTCGTCAATGTCTCAAG GTTTTGCGATTATGGCTTGAGAGGAAAATATATCCTGATTCTCTTCTTCGCCGTCATATGGATGATATTGGTACAGCGAATGATGATTCATCTGGTGGTTTATCCTTTAGACGGCCATCTCGAGCTGAGCGTGCTATTGATGATCCTATTAGAGAGATGGAAGGCATGCTTGTTGATGAGTATGGCAG CAATGCTACATTTCAGTTGCCTGGCTTTTTATCTTCTCACGTCTTTgatgaggaggaagaagaagaagatgctCTTCATAATTTGCAAAACGAAGCTGCTGAGGAATTAGCATTAGAACGTACACCTGCAACAGGGGATGATGCTGAAAGATATATGGTCACTCCTAGTGACAGGCGTCATTGTATCTTGGAGGATGTGGATGGCGAGCTTGAAATGGAAGATGTTTCTGGTCACCCAAAAGATGAAAGACCTTTGTTTGCAGATGATGCGAACCTGTCTGGCTCAGATAGAACACTGGAATCAGCTTTAGATAATATATCTGATTTGCCTCCTCTACCTATGGGATCCCCACCATTACCTCCTTGTTCTCCTCCACCCACCCCACCTTTGCCTTCCTCACCCTCTCTATCACCGGCTCCACCTCCACCTCCATCATCTCCATTgccacctccaccaccacccCCACTTCCTCTATCACAACCCCCAGTACCTCCATCTCAGCCACATCCTTTCCCTCCACTGCCCGCTGGACCACCTCCGCTAATGTTCCCTCAACCTTCTTTTCCACTCCAACATGAAGTGGGGACACAACACTTACGCTCTCTCACTCCATCAGTACCATCGCCATCACCTGTAGTGGCATATCCGCAACCTCCTCTTGCAAACGAAGTTGGTAGCATATCTAAT AGTCATCGGCTACCACAGGTAGCTGGAAATATGCCTCATGGTCCTCGTGTCAATGCTCCTATGAGGAATGAGGTATTCCCATCGCAACCACCTTCTTTTACACCAGCAGGAATTAGTAATTCACGGGAACCTTCTGGATATAGTTCACGGCCTTTAGAATATGGTTATAATGATGCATATATAAACCCACCACTTCCTCAGTCCATGCAGAAATTTCAACCTGGTAATGCGCCTTTTGCCCCAAGGCCCATGCATCTTAACCCTCCACATCAAATCCCCTCCAATAGTTTTTCATATCCAAGGGCCCCAGTGCAGCAACATCCACAGCAAGCATATCCTGCACCATGCTCATTACCAGAGCGCCCTGATGGATCAAGGCGTTTTATTGGCGATGAACAATGGAGGATGCAACCCAATGAGTTCAATGGTGAGCACCAGCGCGGTATGTGGATTGGTGCAGGAAGATCATGCCCTGGTCCAGCTATTGCTCACGAAG GTTATTTCAGACCACCTGATAGACCACCTGTGATTAATGTTGGATTCCAGCCTTCTGGATCAAATGCTTTCCCTACCGGTCCTCCAATTTCAG GTCATGGAATGCCTTGCCGACCGGATGTAACTTCCCTCAACTGGAGGCCAGCATGA
- the LOC132625230 gene encoding ENHANCER OF AG-4 protein 2 isoform X4, with protein sequence MAPGRKRGFKGVKTMSDLSLGDLVLAKVKGFPPWPAKISKPEDWDRAPDPKKYFVQFYGTEEIAFVAPADITAFTVDIKNKVSARCRGKTVKYFAQAVKEISEEFEELQQKDSSVSGDETYKTAPGCGIASVESVDVADELDQMDGDKKSKQETDIKSLVEGSGLERCSTIKNDTADFVSHASEGNLPPSVSSIKKVSIPSRTSNSGKQLASLPSLESTHDNLKEGSRDPEEHDKQLIHKENLRTAERSRFPDPDLPPSTSSDDVKHLDSGRNQLANGHKAMLAKRKPGGGHEVQRISDTTSDLSVKKASAKKLVPEVKSGTNGRKKAKQQDDRKPETADAAVDHIEEKKFQLSSKKLKVEPGQMLRRNEIADPSKKIKCADGAIDATKVSRSYDEAKVVKSEVKKSTPLGRAEDRTSLKLHELAIGSNNCGEEDILPPSKRHRRAMEVMSSCSTVPQPPTKRRAVRLCEDDVNEEPKTPIHGGSIKRNAIPRAPNSVKKPDLSIGTASNDQLSAKGSGTIEDSTIKEHAPSVRLHKELSLRTSQKNVEKKRIPTDTSVLCSPGKLGASKTASREGKTDTVSPKKSPGFTARPVSEPQKSVKLHGKPQGDHRKLVAESNTANITGADNLIPSHDQPINERIKMASTSEREKTTPRSSSSMTEPALVPGNPVESVSTQAERLEAVRDEKLNSLIESKVLDPEMSMKHLIAAAQAKRRQAHLQSIHGNTLAAVAPYTEPQGGSPYQTLGSQPLSSGMLHPEVQVLFSRASPLSEIRQFASTNPPEPEENEEKRVSLGLGAAGGSLSGGTEAAVARDAFEGMIETLSRTKESIGRATRLAIDCAKYGIANEVVELLILKLENEPSLHSRVDLFFLVDSITQCSHSHKGIAGASYIPAVQAALPRLLGAAAPPGAGARENRRQCLKVLRLWLERKIYPDSLLRRHMDDIGTANDDSSGGLSFRRPSRAERAIDDPIREMEGMLVDEYGSNATFQLPGFLSSHVFDEEEEEEDALHNLQNEAAEELALERTPATGDDAERYMVTPSDRRHCILEDVDGELEMEDVSGHPKDERPLFADDANLSGSDRTLESALDNISDLPPLPMGSPPLPPCSPPPTPPLPSSPSLSPAPPPPPSSPLPPPPPPPLPLSQPPVPPSQPHPFPPLPAGPPPLMFPQPSFPLQHEVGTQHLRSLTPSVPSPSPVVAYPQPPLANEVGSISNSHRLPQVAGNMPHGPRVNAPMRNESMQKFQPGNAPFAPRPMHLNPPHQIPSNSFSYPRAPVQQHPQQAYPAPCSLPERPDGSRRFIGDEQWRMQPNEFNGEHQRGMWIGAGRSCPGPAIAHEGYFRPPDRPPVINVGFQPSGSNAFPTGPPISGHGMPCRPDVTSLNWRPA encoded by the exons ATGGCTCCGGGGCGTAAACGTGGATTTAAAGGAGTGAAGACGATGAGCGACTTGAGTCTAGGTGATCTCGTCCTTGCTAAGGTCAAAGGCTTCCCTCCTTGGCCCGCTAAG ATTAGCAAACCAGAAGATTGGGATCGAGCTCCTGATCCTAAAAAGTATTTTGTCCAGTTCTATGGTACAGAGGAAAT AGCATTTGTCGCCCCAGCAGATATTACGGCATTTACCGTTGATATTAAAAATAAAGTGTCAGCTCGATGTCGGGGTAAAACAGTAAAATATTTTGCCCAGGCAGTGAAGGAAATCTCTGAAGAATTCGAAGAGTTACAGCAGAAAGATTCAAGTGTTTCAGGAGATGAGACCTATAAAACAGCTCCAGGCTGTGGAATAGCTTCTGTTGAAAGCGTGGATGTTGCTGATGAGTTGGACCAGATGGATGGGGATAAAAAGTCTAAGCAAGAAACAGATATCAAAAGCCTGGTAGAGGGATCTGGGTTGGAGCGCTGCTCAACGATAAAAAATGATACAGCTGATTTCGTTTCACATGCTTCAGAGGGTAATTTGCCTCCATCAGTTTCATCTATAAAGAAGGTTTCAATTCCCAGTAGGACTTCTAATTCAGGGAAGCAGTTGGCTTCATTGCCTAGTCTAGAAAGCACTCATGATAACCTAAAAGAGGGCAGCAGAGATCCTGAGGAGCATGATAAGCAATTGATCCACAAGGAGAACTTGAGAACTGCTGAGAGGAGTCGTTTTCCTGATCCAGATCTTCCTCCTTCTACATCATCTGATGATGTGAAGCATCTTGATAGTGGTCGGAACCAACTGGCAAATGGACACAAAGCAATGCTGGCTAAGAGAAAGCCTGGGGGTGGACATGAAGTGCAAAGAATTAGTGATACTACCAGTGATCTGAGTGTTAAAAAAGCAAGTGCAAAAAAGTTAGTGCCAGAGGTTAAGTCAGGTACTAATGGTAGGAAAAAGGCAAAACAACAGGATGATAGAAAACCTGAAACGGCGGATGCTGCTGTCGACCATATTGAGGAGAAGAAATTTCAGTTGTCTAGCAAGAAATTGAAAGTTGAACCTGGACAGATGTTGCGACGCAATGAAATAGCAGATCCTTCTAAGAAGATAAAATGTGCTGATGGGGCCATTGATGCCACCAAGGTGAGCAGAAGTTATGATGAGGCTAAAGTGGTGAAATCAGAGGTTAAAAAATCAACACCACTGGGAAGAGCTGAGGATCGCACTTCGCTGAAATTGCATGAACTCGCTATTGGTTCAAATAATTGTGGTGAAGAAGATATTCTCCCACCATCAAAGCGCCATCGACGGGCAATGGAGGTTATGTCTAGCTGTTCTACTGTTCCTCAACCGCCTACTAAGCGGAGAGCTGTCCGTTTGTGTGAGGATGATGTAAATGAAGAGCCCAAAACTCCAATTCACGGAGGATCTATTAAGAGGAATGCCATTCCTCGTGCCCCTAATTCGGTAAAGAAGCCTGACCTATCTATTGGAACAGCTAGTAATGACCAACTGAGTGCGAAAGGTTCAGGCACGATTGAGGATAGCACCATCAAGGAACATGCACCATCTGTCAGACTACACAAAGAACTCTCTCTGCGTACTTCTCAGAAAAATGTGGAGAAAAAGCGTATACCTACTGATACAAGTGTTTTGTGTAGTCCTGGGAAATTGGGAGCTTCGAAAACAGCTTCTAGGGAAGGTAAAACTGATACTGTGTCGCCCAAAAAATCCCCTGGGTTCACTGCCAGACCAGTCTCAGAGCCGCAAAAAAGTGTTAAACTACATGGTAAACCACAGGGTGATCATAGAAAATTGGTAGCTGAATCTAATACAGCCAATATTACTGGTGCTGATAACTTAATTCCTTCTCATGATCAACCTATTAATGAAAGAATTAAGATGGCTTCTACCAGTGAACGGGAAAAAACAACCCCGAGGTCTAGTTCCTCGATGACTGAACCTGCTCTTGTGCCTGGTAATCCTGTTGAAAGCGTATCCACGCAAGCGGAAAG GCTGGAAGCTGTGAGAGATGAGAAGCTTAATTCTTTGATAGAATCCAAAGTTCTGGACCCGGAAATGTCCATGAAACATCTTATAGCAGCTGCTCAGGCTAAAAGACGGCAAGCTCACTTACAGAGCATTCATGGTAATACCCTTGCTGCTGTGGCCCCATACACTGAACCACAGGGAGGGAGCCCCTATCAAACTCTTGGTTCTCAACCATTAAGCTCTGGCATGCTGCATCCCGAAGTGCAAGTTTTATTTTCTCGCGCATCTCCTTTGTCTGAGATTCGGCAATTTGCATCGACAAATCCACCTGAGCCTGAAGAAAATGAGGAGAAGAGAGTAAGTTTAGGCCTGGGGGCCGCTGGGGGCTCACTCAGCGGTGGTACTGAGGCAGCTGTTGCTCGTGATGCTTTTGAAGGAATGATAGAAACATTATCACGGACCAAAGAGAGTATCGGACGTGCAACTCGTCTAGCGATTGATTGTGCAAAGTATGGCATCGCTAATGAG GTCGTGGAACTTCTTATCCTGAAGTTGGAAAATGAACCTAGTCTTCATAGCAGAGTGGACCTGTTTTTTTTGGTGGATTCTATAACTCAGTGCTCTCATAGTCATAAAG GCATAGCAGGAGCATCATATATTCCGGCTGTTCAAGCAGCATTACCTCGTCTTTTAGGAGCTGCTGCTCCTCCAGGAGCGGGTGCCCGGGAAAACCGTCGTCAATGTCTCAAG GTTTTGCGATTATGGCTTGAGAGGAAAATATATCCTGATTCTCTTCTTCGCCGTCATATGGATGATATTGGTACAGCGAATGATGATTCATCTGGTGGTTTATCCTTTAGACGGCCATCTCGAGCTGAGCGTGCTATTGATGATCCTATTAGAGAGATGGAAGGCATGCTTGTTGATGAGTATGGCAG CAATGCTACATTTCAGTTGCCTGGCTTTTTATCTTCTCACGTCTTTgatgaggaggaagaagaagaagatgctCTTCATAATTTGCAAAACGAAGCTGCTGAGGAATTAGCATTAGAACGTACACCTGCAACAGGGGATGATGCTGAAAGATATATGGTCACTCCTAGTGACAGGCGTCATTGTATCTTGGAGGATGTGGATGGCGAGCTTGAAATGGAAGATGTTTCTGGTCACCCAAAAGATGAAAGACCTTTGTTTGCAGATGATGCGAACCTGTCTGGCTCAGATAGAACACTGGAATCAGCTTTAGATAATATATCTGATTTGCCTCCTCTACCTATGGGATCCCCACCATTACCTCCTTGTTCTCCTCCACCCACCCCACCTTTGCCTTCCTCACCCTCTCTATCACCGGCTCCACCTCCACCTCCATCATCTCCATTgccacctccaccaccacccCCACTTCCTCTATCACAACCCCCAGTACCTCCATCTCAGCCACATCCTTTCCCTCCACTGCCCGCTGGACCACCTCCGCTAATGTTCCCTCAACCTTCTTTTCCACTCCAACATGAAGTGGGGACACAACACTTACGCTCTCTCACTCCATCAGTACCATCGCCATCACCTGTAGTGGCATATCCGCAACCTCCTCTTGCAAACGAAGTTGGTAGCATATCTAAT AGTCATCGGCTACCACAGGTAGCTGGAAATATGCCTCATGGTCCTCGTGTCAATGCTCCTATGAGGAATGAG TCCATGCAGAAATTTCAACCTGGTAATGCGCCTTTTGCCCCAAGGCCCATGCATCTTAACCCTCCACATCAAATCCCCTCCAATAGTTTTTCATATCCAAGGGCCCCAGTGCAGCAACATCCACAGCAAGCATATCCTGCACCATGCTCATTACCAGAGCGCCCTGATGGATCAAGGCGTTTTATTGGCGATGAACAATGGAGGATGCAACCCAATGAGTTCAATGGTGAGCACCAGCGCGGTATGTGGATTGGTGCAGGAAGATCATGCCCTGGTCCAGCTATTGCTCACGAAG GTTATTTCAGACCACCTGATAGACCACCTGTGATTAATGTTGGATTCCAGCCTTCTGGATCAAATGCTTTCCCTACCGGTCCTCCAATTTCAG GTCATGGAATGCCTTGCCGACCGGATGTAACTTCCCTCAACTGGAGGCCAGCATGA